From the genome of Lotus japonicus ecotype B-129 chromosome 6, LjGifu_v1.2, one region includes:
- the LOC130725993 gene encoding UDP-glycosyltransferase 43-like — translation MTTFEVVFIATPALGNLIPAVEFANLLTKHHRHLSATVLIITIPHRPLVNTYAQSRASSATNLRFLHLPPVDPPAPDQYRSSFAFINLLIEKHNHHIKRALLDLKSTSDSVRIAALFVDMFTTTAIDIAAELDVPCYLFFASPASFLGFTLHLPSSEAMESETEFVVPSFRNPLPRPVLPNLVLDAGDARSWVSYHAGRYRETKGIVVNTVDELELYALRSLHDDPRLPPVYAIGLVLDLDGSARWDPNWVQCGQIMEWLDRQPTSSVVFLCFGSMGSLKPSQVEQIAIGLERAGVRFLWALREPPKAQLSDPRDYEDYKDVLPDGFLERTTGIGLVCGWVPQMKVLAHVAIGGFVSHCGWNSILESLWHGVPIATWPVYAEQQMNAFEMVKELGLSVEIRLDYRAGGDLVRAEEVEKGVRLLMNDSDEIRRKVMEMSGKCKMALIENGSSYGNLVFLIQELTNPCI, via the coding sequence ATGACTACATTCGAGGTGGTTTTCATCGCTACCCCCGCCCTCGGAAACCTTATCCCCGCCGTCGAATTCGCCAACCTCCTAACCAAACACCACCGTCATCTCTCCGCCACCGTTCTCATCATCACCATCCCTCACCGACCACTCGTCAACACCTACGCCCAATCCCGCGCTTCCTCCGCCACCAATCTCCGATTCCTCCACCTCCCTCCGGTGGACCCGCCCGCACCCGATCAGTACCGCTCCTCCTTCGCCTTCATCAACCTCCTCATCGAGAAACATAACCACCACATCAAACGCGCACTGCTTGACCTCAAGTCAACTTCCGATTCGGTCCGAATCGCTGCGTTGTTCGTTGATATGTTCACCACCACCGCTATTGACATCGCCGCCGAGCTCGATGTCCCCTGCTACCTCTTCTTCGCTTCGCCGGCGAGCTTCCTCGGATTCACGCTCCACCTGCCATCATCGGAAGCTATGGAATCGGAAACTGAGTTTGTGGTTCCGAGTTTCAGAAACCCGCTGCCCCGACCCGTTTTACCGAACCTGGTTCTGGATGCTGGAGACGCGAGATCCTGGGTTTCATACCATGCGGGAAGGTACAGGGAGACAAAGGGCATTGTTGTAAATACTGTTGATGAGCTTGAGCTTTACGCGCTTCGGTCACTCCATGATGATCCGCGGTTGCCACCAGTTTACGCGATTGGGCTTGTTCTTGACCTTGACGGTTCGGCCCGATGGGACCCGAACTGGGTCCAGTGTGGTCAGATCATGGAGTGGCTGGACCGGCAGCCAACGAGTTCTGTGGTTTTTCTATGCTTTGGTAGCATGGGAAGCCTGAAACCAAGCCAGGTCGAGCAGATTGCGATTGGGCTTGAGCGGGCCGGGGTGAGGTTTTTATGGGCTTTGCGCGAGCCTCCGAAGGCCCAATTATCGGACCCAAGGGACTATGAAGATTACAAGGATGTGTTGCCAGATGGGTTTCTAGAACGAACGACGGGGATTGGTTTGGTTTGCGGGTGGGTCCCGCAGATGAAGGTGTTGGCCCACGTGGCAATTGGTGGGTTCGTGTCACATTGCGGGTGGAACTCGATATTGGAGAGCTTGTGGCACGGCGTGCCGATTGCCACATGGCCAGTGTACGCGGAGCAGCAGATGAATGCATTTGAGATGGTTAAGGAACTGGGTTTAAGTGTGGAGATTAGGTTGGATTATAGGGCGGGTGGGGATCTGGTGCGGGCGGAGGAGGTTGAGAAGGGTGTGAGGTTGCTGATGAACGATAGTGATGAGATCAGGAGAAAGGTGATGGAGATGAGTGGTAAGTGTAAGATGGCCTTGATTGAGAATGGGTCATCTTACGGTAACCTTGTGTTCCTTATTCAAGAGTTGACCAACCCATGCATATGA